A stretch of Henckelia pumila isolate YLH828 chromosome 4, ASM3356847v2, whole genome shotgun sequence DNA encodes these proteins:
- the LOC140859898 gene encoding serine/threonine-protein phosphatase PP1 isozyme 3, protein MDPVVLDKIIEKLVEVRSSKPGKLVQLTESEIKQLCDASRQIFSNQPNLLELQPPIKICGDIHGQYSDLLRLFEYGGFPPQSNYLFLGDYVDRGKQSLETICLLLAYKIKYPENFFLLRGNHECASINRIYGFYDECKRRFNVKLWKAFTDSFNWLPVAALIDDKILCMHGGLSPELNNLDQIKNLPRPIAIPDTGLLCDLLWSDPGRDVKGWGMNDRGVSYTFGPDKVSEFLKKHDLDLICRAHQVVEDGYEFFADRQLVTIFSAPNYCGEFDNSGAMMSVDENLICSFQILKPAEKKNKFMMSTKM, encoded by the exons ATGGACCCTGTAGTATTGGATAAAATCATAGAGAAACTGGTTGAAGTCCGATCCTCGAAGCCTGGGAAATTGGTGCAGCTGACGGAATCCGAAATCAAGCAGCTGTGTGATGCCTCACGTCAAATCTTCAGCAATCAGCCTAATcttcttgaactccagcctccCATCAAGATTTGTG GTGACATTCATGGACAATATAGCGATCTTTTGAGGCTTTTTGAGTATGGAGGGTTCCCACCTCAATCCAATTACCTATTTTTAGGTGACTACGTAGATCGCGGTAAACAGAGTTTAGAGACAATCTGCTTGTTGCTCGCATATAAAATCAAGTACCCGGAGAATTTTTTCCTCCTTAGAGGAAACCATGAATGTGCTTCCATAAATAGGATATATGGGTTTTATGATGAATGCAAGCGTCGATTCAATGTGAAATTGTGGAAAGCCTTCACTGATAGTTTTAACTGGCTTCCTGTTGCTGCACtcattgatgataagatattgTGCATGCATGGTGGTCTTTCTCCAGAACTAAACAACCTGGATCAGATTAAAAATTTACCCCGTCCAATTGCTATTCCGGATACTGGTTTGCTTTGTGATTTACTGTGGTCAGATCCTGGTAGAGATGTTAAAGGATGGGGAATGAACGATAGAGGAGTTTCATATACTTTTGGCCCTGACAAAGTCTCAGAGTTTTTGAagaagcatgatttggatctAATCTGTCGTGCTCATCAG GTTGTGGAAGATGGTTACGAATTCTTCGCTGACAGGCAGCTTGTAACCATTTTCTCGGCCCCAAACTACTGTGGAGAATTCGACAACTCCGGTGCAATGATGAGTGTTGATGAAAACTTAATATGTTCTTTTCAAATTCTGAAGCCGGCCGAAAAGAAAAACAAGTTCATGATGTCAACAAAAATGTGA
- the LOC140866613 gene encoding uncharacterized protein, whose protein sequence is MYTTRDHPGQDPFNFSKPASAEKKACDFLAASFKAAAVFFLVASISFVLYSSFHGTTGPVYLPYPARYIAGLNSDSFPTNISHIAFGIGGSARTWTERRHYSDLWWEPNATRGFVFLDERNGLPSKIPARVSSDWTRFRRTAGSDSAVRIARVVVDLFREGLPDVRWFVMGDDDTVFFPENLVSVLGKYDHRGMVYVGGNSESVEQDVMHAYDMAFGGGGFAVSYPLAAELARAMDGCVDRYHYFYGSDQRVWACVGELGVPLTIEPGFHQIDVKGDPFGLLAAHPLAPLVSLHHLDYVKPLFPNQTQLDSLKTLMNAYVADPSRTLQQCICYLHKYEWSVSISWGYTVQIYPMFFTAKDLERPLLTFQTWRSSSDGPFTFNTRPVSSDPCEQPVIFYLNSVREDANGKTITTYKKFVVKTVKTCSSQYDRAVAIESIIVSASEMDAEDWKKRPRRQCCEISGSLIQQTLRIGIRKCKHSETISI, encoded by the exons ATGTACACGACCCGAGATCATCCGGGTCAGGACCCGTTCAATTTCTCCAAGCCCGCTTCGGCGGAGAAGAAGGCCTGTGATTTCCTAGCGGCGTCGTTTAAGGCCGCGGCCGTATTCTTCTTAGTTGCCTCCATTTCCTTCGTTCTCTACTCCTCCTTCCATGGAACCACCGGGCCCGTTTACCTCCCGTACCCGGCCCGGTACATCGCCGGACTGAACTCCGACTCATTCCCCACAAACATCTCCCACATAGCCTTCGGGATCGGCGGGTCGGCCCGGACCTGGACGGAGCGGCGGCACTACTCGGATCTCTGGTGGGAACCCAACGCCACCCGCGGCTTCGTGTTCCTCGACGAGAGAAACGGCCTCCCCAGCAAGATCCCCGCCCGGGTCTCGTCGGATTGGACCCGGTTCAGGAGGACGGCGGGGTCGGATTCGGCGGTGAGGATAGCGAGGGTGGTGGTTGATTTGTTCCGGGAGGGGCTGCCGGACGTGAGGTGGTTCGTGATGGGAGACGATGACACCGTGTTCTTCCCGGAGAATCTGGTGTCGGTGCTGGGGAAATACGACCACCGGGGGATGGTGTACGTGGGCGGGAACTCGGAGAGCGTGGAGCAGGACGTGATGCATGCGTACGACATGGCGTTCGGTGGCGGAGGATTCGCCGTCAGTTATCCATTAGCGGCGGAGCTGGCTCGAGCAATGGACGGCTGTGTGGATAGGTACCATTATTTCTACGGCTCCGATCAGCGGGTCTGGGCCTGCGTTGGGGAACTCGGTGTGCCGCTTACCATTGAACCAGGCTTCCACCAG ATTGACGTCAAAGGTGACCCCTTCGGCCTCTTAGCGGCACACCCCTTGGCACCGTTAGTTTCGCTTCACCACCTCGACTATGTGAAGCCGTTGTTTCCAAACCAGACGCAGTTGGATTCTCTGAAAACCTTAATGAACGCGTATGTAGCCGATCCCTCTCGTACATTGCAACAATGTATTTGCTACCTTCACAAGTATGAATGGTCAGTTTCAATCTCATGGGGTTATACCGTCCAAATATATCCAATGTTTTTTACTGCTAAAGATTTGGAAAGACCATTGCTTACATTCCAAACATGGAGGAGTAGCAGCGATGGGCCTTTCACATTCAATACCCGACCAGTGAGCTCCGACCCCTGTGAACAACCGGTTATTTTTTACTTGAACTCAGTTAGAGAGGATGCGAATGGTAAGACGATAACTACTTATAAGAAGTTTGTGGTTAAGACAGTGAAGACATGTAGTAGCCAGTATGATCGTGCTGTGGCGATTGAGAGCATCATAGTATCTGCATCTGAAATGGATGCTGAAGATTGGAAAAAG AGACCACGAAGACAATGTTGCGAGATCAGCGGGAGTTTGATACAGCAGACCTTGAGGATTGGAATTAGAAAGTGTAAGCATTCGGAGACAATTTCCATTTGA
- the LOC140860965 gene encoding uncharacterized protein, giving the protein MISRFYTKFVASQNRSTRRKVNLYNLTGRINAQIDHLRRVVEVGDVQCVVNLRMSRNTFANLCYLVKHVGGLTDSRYVRVEEKVAMFLSVLAHHKKNRIVGHDYVRSGHTVSTYFHEVLTSILKLYPLLLVKPVPMDESCSNDTWKWFKVCLGALDGTYISIHVPHKDKPKYRNRKGTTTVNILAVCDQYMKFIYALTSWEWSAADARVLKDAVTRQDGLKIPRGCYYLCDNGYGNIEGFLTPFWRTRYHMNEWVNGSLAPQNYKECFNSKHCRARNVIERAFGLLKKRWAILRSPSFYPLKVQNRIIMACILLHNFVRTEMHDDPLEVEDWIIDPMDAPEDDFIDNVESSAAWDIWRENIAMSMYFQQ; this is encoded by the exons ATGATATCACGCTTTTATACAAAGTTTGTAGCATCACAAAATCGTAGTACCCGTAGGAAAGTCAATTTGTACAACTTAACTGGAAGAATAAATGCTCAGATCGACCATCTACGTAGGGTTGTTGAGGTAGGAGATGTGCAGTGTGTTGTGAATTTGAGGATGAGCCGAAACACTTTTGCAAATTTGTGTTACTTGGTCAAACATGTGGGAGGGCTAACAGATTCAAGGTATGTGCGTGTTGAGGAGAAAGTTGCAATGTTTTTGTCAGTGTTAGCGCATCATAAGAAAAATAGAATTGTTGGACATGATTATGTACGCAGTGGGCATACAGTAAGCACCTACTTCCACGAAGTACTGACatctattttgaagctatacccTTTACTGCTCGTCAAACCTGTTCCAATGGACGAGAGCTGTTCCAACGATACATGGAAATGGTTCAAG GTTTGTCTAGGAGCTTTAGATGGCACATACATTAGCATTCATGTACCTCACAAGGATAAACCAAAATATAGAAATAGAAAAGGAACAACTACTGTAAACATATTGGCAGTATGTGACCAGTATATGAAGTTCATTTATGCATTGACTAGTTGGGAATGGTCTGCTGCAGATGCAAGAGTTCTTAAAGATGCAGTTACTAGACAAGATGGGCTGAAGATTCCTAGAG GATGTTATTACTTATGTGACAATGGCTATGGAAATATTGAAGGATTCTTAACGCCATTTTGGAGAACTCGTTACCATATGAATGAGTGGGTGAATGGTTCTTTAGCTCCACAAAACTACAAAGAGTGTTTCAACTCAAAACATTGTCGTGCACGTAATGTAATCGAAAGGGCATTCGGTTTGTTGAAAAAAAGATGGGCGATCCTCCGTAGTCCATCGTTCTATCCCTTGAAAGTTCAAAATCGTATTATCATGGCATGTATTCTGCTGCATAACTTTGTACGAACTGAAATGCATGATGATCCTCTAGAAGTTGAGGACTGGATCATAGACCCCATGGATGCTCCCGAAGATGACTTCATCGACAACGTGGAGTCCTCTGCTGCTTGGGATATATGGAGGGAAAATATAGCAATGTCTATGTATTTTCAGCAATGA